The DNA segment ACTTTAGGAGATACACCCGCGGATGAGCATAGATCCGAGGCGGAATCACGAGTGTCACGTTTACTTAAGGTGGATGTTGGAGGTTTACTTTCTGGTGGATGTTGCTGGATATTGCACagatggatattgcacagataCATCTTACTATGAAACTACTTCTTTGACTTTAACTCCCTCTGCATCAGCAATCGGCTAGTCGGCGAACATCAGGGTGAGTAGAAAGGGACATTTGTTGAACTTCTGTTTACAGACCCGCCGTGGTTTAATTAGCAGCTTGGAAACATAGATCTGTGATATCGTCAGAGTAAGAGTTTATACACTTTATGATCGGAGTGCTAGCTTGTGGAGATGGACATGACAGGGGCTATCGGAGGGTTAGTCAGTTTTAAGGCTGCCAGCCATGTATTAAGGTCTGGTTTCCTATTCAAAggtagcctgtggaaatgtatgattacccCAGCTGCCTTGGCCCTATATAATTCATTTCTGCAGCCAGGGGCAATGCAATAAGATAATCCTCCTGTAGAcctggttgtttgtttttccgtagccatttcagcgagcctcaaagcctgactcattacctgctatggctgctagagcctcagagtaggagtaggttaccatgccagtgaggtagctgattgttgaaatccaacatggcggcgcccGGTAACACTTTCACCGTACAATTTAATCCCTTTTAGTAAGTTCAGccattttttgttattgtaccaatgaggaggcagacaatacatctgttatatcaactaaacttcaaatttcagttcagttcatctttaatatTCCAGGGCCGCTCTGCTGCCCAACATGCTCTGGGTTGGACTTGGAGCCTAACcctactttttattttgttgctttATTGTTTTTCGTTAAAAAGACTTTTGTCGTTGTTATTCATGTTTGTGGTTCAtcggttgttgtttttcttgcatCTGAGTCTCTTTGCCCAAAGAAAGTTCTGCTGCTCTGAGGATTGCCCGCACACCATATTATGCAACAATTTAGTGTACAAACATGTCTTAGTAGGTAGACAATTAGGTTGGGTATCAAAGAGGTCTGTCAAAATGTGTTAAAGGGGCCCAACATTAATGGAATAAGGATTACATTATGAATACTACTTCAAGCAGAGCACAAACtcataaaaatacatattgtactaACGTTGTTTTCTAGTTTCTATGGCTCTACTGTTGCATTTATTACTCTAGCTACTCCACTTCTGACGTATGCATCAACTGTTCCAACACTTTAGATAGTCTGCAGATGACTATTCCCTCGCCCTATCTCTATACATAGATTAAAccctggtctccctctctctaggtTTTTGTCTGAACTGCAAGAACAACACCCAGGGGGTCAACTGTGAGGAATGTCAGCCCAACTTCTATCGGCCGAGCAGCACCGCGGAGCTGGGCCAGTCCTGCTCGCCCTGCCCCtgctccagcacctccaccacggGCCGCTGCCACGCAGGTCAGACCCCATCTGCTGAGACAGACTACTGATACAGACTACTGATACAGTCTTCTGATACAGTCTACTGATACGGTCTACTGATTATATACAATCTACTGATACAGTCTTCTGTTCTGATACAGTCTACTGATACTGTTTACTGATTATATACAGTCTACTGATACAGTCTTCTGTTATGATACAGTCTACTGATACGGTCTACTGATTATATACAATCTACTGATACAGTCTTCTGATACAGTCTACTGATACTGTCTACTGGTTATATACAGTCTACTGATACACTATTTTTGTTACAGTCTACTAATATTGTCTACTGATTATATACTGCCAACTGATACAGTCTTGTGATACAGTCTACTGATACAGTCTTCTGATACAGTCTACTGATACGGTCTACTGATTATATGCAATCTACTGATACAGTCTTCTGTTCTGATACAGTCTACTGATACTGTTTACTGATTATATGCAGTCTACTGATACAGTCTTCTGTTATGATACAGTCTACTGATACGGTCTACTGATTATATACAATCTACTGATACAGTCTTCTGATACAGTCTACTGATACTGTTTATATACAGTCTACTGATACAGTCTTCTGATACAGTCTACTGATACTGTCTACTGATTATAGGCAGTCTACTGATACAGTCTTCTGATACAGTCTACTGATACTGTCTACTGGTTATATACAGTCTACTGATACACTCTTTTTGTTACAGTCTACTAATATTGTCTACTGATTATATACAGCCAACTGATACAGTCTTGTGATACACTCTACTGATACAGTCTTCTGATACAGTCTACTGATACTGTCTACTGGTTATATACAGTCTACTGATACACTCTTTTTGTTACAGTCTACTAATATTGTCTACTGATTATATACAGCCAACTGATACAGTCTTGTGATACAGTCTACTGATACAGTCTTCTGATACTGTCTACTGACACTGTCTACTGACACTGTCTACTGATACTGTCTTCTTATACAGTCTACTGATACTGTCTACTGAGTCTACTAATACAGTCTTCTGATAGTCTACTGATACTGTCTACTGATTATATACATTCTAGTAATGTAGTCTTCTGATACAGTCTACTGATACTGTCTGCTAATTATATACAGTCTACTAATAGAGTCTTATGATACAGTCTACTGATTATATACAGTCTACTGATACAGTCTACGGAAACAATGTACTGATACAGTCTACTGATACAAACTTTGATTAGATCATATAcatgtctatatatatttatttttatatatatatatatatatatatatatatatatatatatatatatatatatatatatatatatatatatacaattgtCTATTGTTAATAGAAAAGTCTATTGAGCATCTACGATTCTACTTAATAATTTACAACTTAGACCCAGTTACCAATTGGGTGTAGGTGTCGCCTAGGACATTTTTTTAGATTGCcatattaaatataaaatatttaccATATCAATATAAATAGGTGTGTTACATCTTGAGTCTGAATGCTATGATCTAGAGCCACCTAGTGGTTGAGTGTTGGTCATTacatatcacacaaacacacatagcccCTTGTCTTGTTATAAAAGCTGACCATCCTATGTGAAGATCCCTTCTGACTTAGGTGGTTCCTCATTGTTTCCTAACGTCTCTCGTTCGCTCTCCCCCAGACTCGGCAGGCCAAGCTGTATGTGACGCGTGCCTGCCCGGCTACACTGGGCCACGCTGCCTCACCTGCACCCCGCGATTCTTCCGCTCGGAGGGGGCGTGTCTTCCCTGTGAGTGCCATGGCAATGCAGACCCCAGCGGTCCTCCCCAGATGTGCGATCCGGACACAGGCCGCTGCTTGGGCTGCTCCCCCGTGACGACCGGCGATAAGTGCCAGTTGTGCGCAACGGGCTTCAGTGGGAACGCCCAGGCACAGAACTGTACCCGAGAACCaggtacgtacacacacacgtactgaaGGTACGGAGGAGGATCACAGCTGCTTCATCGTACTGATCACATGCTAAACTTGCTGTTTCGTTCCCTCAGACGTGCGGGCCGCGTCCGATCCCGGGACCACCCCCCCGCCTCTCACCACGCTCCCTCCCATCATGACTTCGCCCGCTACAACCCTCGCCgacccctccaccaccgcctcctcccacagcaacaacaacaccaccatcaccaccagcccGGGCACGCCGGCCGCGTCCACCCAGACGGTGGCCAGTACTCTAGGGGCGTGGCCCAGCGACAACACTACGGCGCCTAGCGACGTGTCTTGGACCCAGTTCAACGTCATCATCCTGGCCGTCATCATCCTGGTGGTACTGGTGCTGTTGGGCTTCGTGGGCGGGGTGTACGCATACCGGGAGTATCAGAACCGCAAGCTCAATGCGCCGTTCTGGACCATCGAGCTGAAGGAGGACAACATCAGCTTCAGCAGCTACCACGACAGCCTGCCAAACGCCGACGTGTCGGGGCTCCTGGAGGACGAAGCCAGTGAGGTGGCGCCCAACGGCCAGCTGGCCCTCACCACGCAGAGCAACTGCTACAAGGCTTAGGCCCAGCCCCACATCCACCAGACTATACACTGCTACGATGTTCAATCTAAacacaggctcctcctcctctttctccctcctcctcctcccccctcctcttcttcttcctccttgtcctccttgccttctcctcctctccgtccattttttctgttttctttcacttctgtgtatTTTCATGATGAAACAGGTGGACCATTCCAAAAAAAGGCaaagacatttattttcttgtttAGCCACCAGGGGCCGCTGATGCATACTAACTGCTGCTGCCTTGGTAGGGATTTTATAAGGGGCCTagcatttcaaagtaaaagttcaAACCAACCAACTGACAAACTGTTTTGAGTTAAACCGGACCAGAAGAAATGattgttatttaatttaatttattggtTGATTACTTATTTCTTTGAGAGAAATGCTGcacatgtttatttgaatggtgTTTTATCTAATGTATTATTGAATATGGAGTTGTGGTTGACACACCGGATATTTTCCATgtacagtttgtgtgtttgtacgcgtaacgggagggaggggagggaggggtggatgggtggaAAACTTGCTGACGCAAaccattattattgttttattttgcaaATTGTATACAGATCCAGAAGGCCCTGGGTGTGTGACAGGTTGTGTTCCATTGAGACTTCTCTATAAAAGGCAGTAAAACTCACCTGGCCCTCATAAGAACACCCCTCTGTTTCCGCTGCCTACCTCAACACCAAGAGTCCAGACCTCAGCGTGGTATTGGAACACCATGATGGAGATACACAAACAATCGAATATACCTGGCCACTGTGCGGGGGAGTCAAGACACGCCTTCTGTCCACGCTCCGCTCCAATGCTGCAAGGCTCTGAgcactctgaacacacacacctgtgaacTACACCTGTAGACTACCCCTGCAGACTACACCTGTAGATTACAAATGTGGATGACTCCTGTAGATTACACCTTTGTACTACACCTGTGTACTACAGCTGTAGACTTCACCCGTAGATTACACCTGTAGCCTACACCTGGAGACTACACCTGTAGAATACACGTTAGACTACACTTGTAGAATACACCTGTAGACTATACCTGTGAAGTACACCTGTAGAATACATCTGTAGACTTCAGCTGTAGACTACACCTATGTAATACACCTGTAGACTACACTTGTGTCCTTAACCTGTAGACTACACCTGTGTAATTCATCTGTAGACTACACCTGTACAATACACATGTAGACTACACCTGTCCTTGTAGTTGTGTTGCTTGGCTTGTGTCTGCTGTGCTGAACTAACACCCCCCTCGCTGCTCAGGTTCCTGTAAATCCACCTATCATGATCTTCATTGTAAATAGCTTGTACAGATGAATACTAGCATTAATATTGTACAGAtagagtactgtgtgtgtgtgtgtctgtgtgtgtgagtgagtgcgtgtgtgtgtttgtgttgtcacTCAACAACTATTCACTTTAAAAAGGTGGCATCATTCAACAGCCTTCCTCCTCTGTggtgacctccttcctgtcgtGGCTTCAGGAAGTAGATCACCAGTCCCCAATACTTCCAGCCTGCACTTGTTCCTTGATGTGGAGAGTTATCACACGGAACCATGTCTccatggccaacaacggccttAGAACTTCCCCACCACATCCCATCCTGATCAATTGGAGAGCAAAGTCAAAGAATCCTTTTGTCCATAAGTACTTTGCTAGGTTTTCCTCCCTGCAGGTCCAACCTCTCGCTTCACCACCAGGGGGGACCAATAGGGGCGGGGCATGGCGTACCTTCATCTATGCAAGTGGCAGAATAGGAGGGCTGGGGAACAAGACGAATCAGACAAGTAGTGTAAATACTGAGCCAGGCTAGACGGCCATCTCTCAAATCAACATACCAAAATAAAACTGGGTCAACTTTCTAAGCTCTTTGTGTGATTCTTTGTTTTGTTATGATTATCCTTCCTCCATCTCACCAAGAACACTGAGGTCATGGGTCAGGGGAGGTCACTGCctgctgtgtgtatatatatatataaatatacagtatatatatatatatctttctctCATTGTACAATTATGACCTCCGGTGGTTAACTCAATATTTGTATAGAATCTCAGTAATTAGTCGTTGCCATAAtcaacacaaatattttaacCCAAAAAAGAAAACTAAAGACCGGTGGAAGTCTGAGATGAGACGGGCATCCACGATGAAGCGAGCCGGAATCCAGGAGCGCTCCTCCGGACCGTACCCCTCCCAATCCACCAGGTACTGTACCCCACGTCCAAGGCGGCGGGGGCGAAGGAGGCGCTGGACAGTGTGCACCGGACCGCCGTCGAcgagctgagggggaggaggaggcggaacgggaggagccagagggctCTCCTGGACGGGCTTGACTCTGGAGACATGGAATGTCGGGTAGATCCTCAAGGATCTAGGTAGCCGAAGGCGTACCGCCTCCGGGTTAATGACACAAGTGATGGGGAAGGGGCCTACAAACCTGAGGGACAGCTTGCGACACTCCAACTTCGCGGGTGGAGGTCGCGGGTGGAGAGCCAGACCTTCTGGCCAGAATGGTAGACAGGGGCCGGTGAACGGCACTTGTTGGCGGCGGCAGCGAGGCGGTCCGCGGATTTGGTAAGGCTAGTGCGCGCCTGGTCCCAGGTGCATCTGCAGCGGCGAATGAGAGCTTGTGCAATGGAGAGAGGCCTGTGGATGAGCAGGTGAGGGTGTTATGCGCATACTCTACCCACACTGGCTGGTCGGACCAGGAAGCCGGATTGCTTTTCACCAGGTAGCGAAGGGTGGTCTCCAGATCTTGGTTCAACCTCTCGGTCTGTCCATTGGACTGGGGATGGAAGCCGGAAGACAGGCTGATGGAAGCCCCAACTAGGCTGCAAAACTCCCTCCAGAAGACCGACTTGAATTGGGGCCCCCGATCAGAAACGACACCAGTGGGCAGTCCGGAGGCGGAAGACGTGGTGGAGGGCCAGTTCCGCAGTCTTCCTGGCAGAGAGGAGTTTAGCAAGGGGAATGAAATGGGCCAGCTAAATAAATTGATCAACAATGGTGAGGACGACAGTGTGGCCTTTGCACGCAGGTAGACCAGTCACAAAGTCCAGGGAGATATGCGACCAGGGACGATGGGGGATGGGCAATGGATGCAGGAGGCCGGCTGGTGGGCGGCGAGAGGTCTTATTCCGGTTCCATACAGGGCAGGCGTTGACGAAGCCCTGGACATCCTCCCCCAGAGACAACCACCAGAGGCGTCGCTGTAGGAAGTACCGGGTCCGCTGGATGCCGGGTACAGGCGGTCAGGGGGACAGGAACTGGGGGCAGGCTGATTTAGAGTGGCGGCCCGCACCCTTTCCTCTATCTCCCAGGTGACAGAGGCGACGAGGCAGGATCCTGGAACAATGATGGAGGATCAACCGTCTCATCAGGGAACTCTGGGAACTGTCGGGAGAGAGCATCAGGCTTAACATTACGAGAACCAGGGCGATAGGACGAGGTGAAGTCGAAAAACAGTGACCAGCGGGCCTGTCTGGAGTTGAGCCTCTTGGCGGACCGAATATACTCCAGGTTACGGTGATCGGTCCAAACCACGAACGGAACCCTGGTACCCTCTAGCCAGTGCCGCCACTCCTCCAAGGCCAGCTTCGCCCCCGAAGCTCCCTGCTGCCAATATCATAATTTCTCTCAGAGGGGGTTAGGCGGCGAGAGAAAAAGGCGCAGGGGTGAATCTTCTGGTCGAAGGCGCTGGGAAAGGACCGTCCCTACTCCCACACTGGATGCGTCCACCTCCAATATGAACTGACGCTCAGGTTCGGCGATCTGAAGGATGGGGTTGGTGGTGAAGCGAGTCTTGAGGGTGTTGAAGGAGTCTTGTGCCTCGTCAGACCAGCGGAAGGGGATCTTGGGTGAGGTGAGGGCCAAGAGGGGGGAGGCGATGGAACAAAAGCCTCGGATGAACCGTCGATAGAAGTTGGCAAACCCTAGGAAACactgcagctgcttctgtgtTTCCGGGGCCGGCCAGGAGGTCACAGGAGAGACCTTGGCTGGATCCATCCGCAGGCAGTCCTTCGCGATGATATATCCCAGGAAGGAGACAGAGGGCGCATGGAACTCGCACTTCTCCGCCTTGATGTACAAGGAGTTGTCCAGGAGGCAGCTGAGAACCGACCGGACGCGGGTGACGTGCTCCTCAAGGTTGCGGGAAAAAAACAGGATGTCTTCCAGGAACACGAAGACAAACTTGTTTAACATATCCCGCAGCAGTTCATTGACCAGCGCTTGGAAGACTGCCGGGGCGTTGGTCAAGCCGAAGGGCATCACGAGATACTCGTAATGGCCCGTTGGTGTGTTGAAGGCTGTCTTCCACTCATCTTCGTCTCGAATGCGGACCAGCTGGTAAGCATTTCTCAGGTCGAGCTCGGTGAAGAGCGTTGCCCCCTGAAGCAGCTCAAAGGCATTGGAGAGTAGTGGAAGGGGATAGCGGTTCTTCACCGTGATATTGTTCAGGCCTCGGTAGTCGATACAGGGTCTCAGGGACTTGTCCTTCTTGCCCACGAAGAAGAACCTCGCACCAGCCGGTGACGAGGAGGGTCGGATGATCCCCGCTTTTAAGGAATTCTGGATGTACTCCTCCATGGCCTCTCGCtcgggagcagagagggagtacAAGCATCCCTTGGGGGTGGAAGTGCCCAGAAGCAGATCGATGGCACAATCGTAGGGACGGTGAGGAGGCAAGGAGGTAGCCTTAGCCTTATTGAAGGCTTCGCTCAGGTCATAGTGAGCTGCAGGGACCCCGTAGATGTCCAATGCTGGGGCAAGAACAAGGGGAAGAGGCGGCAGTGAAGGTGTCCAGAGACAGGACTGCTGACAGGAGGGAACAAGGAGACCAGTCAATGTTGGGGTTGTGCCTGCGAAGCCAGGAGTGACCCAAGATGACAGGCTGGTTGGGTGTAGGCAGAAGCATGACCTGGATGGTCTCCCTGTGGCTCCCCGGCAGGAGCATGTGCACAGGCTTAGTCCGAGAAGTTACCCTCCCTAGCACGTGTCCATCCAGGGCTCTAGCAAAAATCAACGATGGCACTCTCTTGACGGAGTCCCAGGCGCAGAGTGAGGGACCGGTCCATGGTGCTCTTGTCGGCCCCTGAATCGACGAGGGCGGCTATGGGATGGGAACCGGAGGATAGCAGGTGCTCACCGGAGAGGGTGGGTCTTCTGGGAGAGGCACAGTCTACTACGGAGCTCACCAGTATGCCTCTGGTTACTGGGAacctggggagaggagggctgcGTGGCAGGACTTGGTGGAGCCTCTGAACGCCTCTCCCTCCTGCGAGCCTGGATACGGAGGTCGAGGCGGGTGGCGAGCTCGATCAGGCCCTCCAGCGTAGACAGTGGGTCATGGGCGACGAGCTAGTCCTTGATGTGCCCAGCCAGACCCCACAAAAAGACATCATGTAGAGCGGCTTGGTTCAAGTCGCTCATGGGGGCCATGGTACGGAAGTCGATGGCGTAGTCTGTGACTGAGCGGCTTCCCTGGGAAAGGGCCAACAGTTCCCGTCCGGCTTCGGCCCCCAGAGGGCCGGTACCGAAGACTCTTCTGAGTTTGTCTACGAAGGTCTGGAAAGAGCGGCAGGTGGGGGTTCCTCTATGCCACTCAGCTGTGCCCCAAAGACGCGCCCGGCCAGTGAGGTTGTTCATGGTCTAAGCCACCCAGGCTTCTTCGGAGGCGAAGGTGAGCGGCTGAAGGGCGAGGATGATGGAGCAGTTGCACAAGAAGGCGTTACAAGTGGTAGAGTCGCCATCATAGCGCTCGGGAATCCCCACATTGGGCTCACAGGGTGAAGGGACGAGAGGTGGAGCGGCGGTGCCTACTTGGGCGTTCGCCAATTCCTGGCGGACGTGCGCCAGGAATTGCCGCCCGCCAGTACCGTTGGCGGTCGGGTAATCGGTCAGGCGAGTGGTCAATACCAGGTAGGCAGACGAGGAGCCGGAAACAGGGGAGCAGACAGGCCGGCGGGGACTCAACAACAGgcgggtggtcagacaggcgagggttctgTAACAGGCAAGATCAGCATTGGAGAATCGTTTCTGGAGTCGCAGGAAAGCTCTGTGAGTATCGAGAGACGATCTGGCAGAGActgagtgaagagagaggatttatatagagggagcacaggtgaaggtggttgggttaattaggggagatcagggtggcaTGCAGGTGAATGGCAGGGGCGGACCATGACAATATATCAGGAAAGGTCTGCATTGGTCTGGGGTATCTGGGTCCCATTACTCGGAAggtattgagcaaaaagccgttttccataggaatgaatgagattcttaaaaaaatcaaaaataaaataggaggtgcaaaatatgaATTTTTAATGAGGTGTGCCTCTTTAGCACCACATAGCAGGACAGGTCTGCATTGGTCTGGGgtgtctgggtcccataactcaaatgctattgagcaaaaagccatTTTCCATAggattattaaaaaatgtaaataaaagagGAGGTGCAAAATGTGAATTTTAAGTGAGGTATGTATTGTAAGTACCACGAACCAGGACAGGTCTGCATTTGTCTGGGGTGTCTCGGTCCCATTGCTCGGGAggtattgagcaaaaagccatTTTCCAAAGGAAATGAATTGgatttttaaaataattaataaaataggaggtgcaaaatctgaatttttagtgaggtgtgtcttGTTAGTATCACATAGTGGGACAGGTCTGCATTGGTCTGGGGTGTCTGGGTCCCATTACTctgaagctattgagcaaaaagccgttctccataggaaatgaatgggattcttaagaTATTTGAAAAAAAGGGGAGGTGCAAAATATGCTATGTGGTGCCTATGCGGTGCCTCCTTAGCACCACATAGCAGGACAGGTCTGCATGGGTCTAGGgtgtctgggtcccataactctgaagctattgagcaaaaagcctttttccatagggaatgaatgggatttttaagaaaatgtaaataaagagGAGGTGCGAAATATGAATTTTTTGTCAGTCTTGTTGGTACCACGAACCAGGACAGGTCTGCATTGGTCTGGGGTGTCTTCGAACCATATCTCCGAAGCTATTCAGCAAAATTACTTTTTCcttaggaaatgaatgggattcttaaaatatttgaaaaaaagggAGGTGGAAAATATGAATTTTTAGTAAGGTGTGCCTTATTAGTACCACATAGCAGGACAGGTTTGCATTGGTCATGGGTGTCTGGGGCCCATAACTCAGAatctattgagcaaaaagcctttttccataggaaatgaatgggatttttaaTAATTTGGGAAAAAAGGGGAGGTACAAAATATGATTTTTTAGTATGGTGTgtcttgttagtaccacatagcagGACAGGTCTGTATTGGTCTGGGGTGTCTGGGTCCCATAGCtcagaagctattgagcaaaaagcctttTTCCAtagaaaatgaatgggattcttaaaatatttaaataaaatagtagATGCAAAACAtgaatttttagtgaggtgtgtcttGTTAAACCACGAAGCAGGACATGTCTGCATTGGTCTGGGGTGTCTGGGTCCCAtatctcggaagctattgagcaaaaagcctttTTCCATAGGAATCGAATGGGATTTAACAaaaattttaaataaaatctgtttttttttgtgaggtGTGTCTTGTTAGTACCAGATAGCAGGACAGGCCTGCATTGGTCTGGGGCGCCTGGGTCCCAtatctcggaagctattgagcaaaaagccgttctccataggaaattaatgggattctTAAGATATTTGAAAAAAAGGGGAGGTGCAAAATATGCTATGTGGTGCCTCCTTAGCACCACATAGCAGGACAGGTCTGCATGGGTCTAGGGCAGGGCTATTCAACATCCTTAtcaagtgggccgaaaaggaaaaccactgtgggttcatgggccacacagtgtaaaactacgtgaatgaatcgctacaaataaatcgtacttaaagtagtgttaacttaatatatattgtactactacatggaataaacttgtcagacgcattccttccttcttcacttttaatcgtatcattataaaatattttgt comes from the Gadus chalcogrammus isolate NIFS_2021 chromosome 6, NIFS_Gcha_1.0, whole genome shotgun sequence genome and includes:
- the si:ch211-158d24.2 gene encoding multiple epidermal growth factor-like domains protein 9, translating into MMFISGVLLFILYGSIGFTDAAPRSASYDSASPLSRRLRSASVTEVLPGTSLHQLPEDWGVLRALKRLIRAPGPPLSAQDIGGSTTPSRRPGTEPFSQHVSSSESDWRRRPGAARRSTDAQTSVFSPEKMLQMVSMIPQRTANDAWSTDHIDTSVPSKDQGQEVACNCSTGGEGILDPEECDVRTGRCSCVSGYSGPQCDDCEDGHFTNGTGGCLPCQCDSYGAVDPLCDSSGTCVCKRGVYGPKCDDCHPEFFHFSSTGCQPCRCNNHTNYCHPQSGFCLNCKNNTQGVNCEECQPNFYRPSSTAELGQSCSPCPCSSTSTTGRCHADSAGQAVCDACLPGYTGPRCLTCTPRFFRSEGACLPCECHGNADPSGPPQMCDPDTGRCLGCSPVTTGDKCQLCATGFSGNAQAQNCTREPDVRAASDPGTTPPPLTTLPPIMTSPATTLADPSTTASSHSNNNTTITTSPGTPAASTQTVASTLGAWPSDNTTAPSDVSWTQFNVIILAVIILVVLVLLGFVGGVYAYREYQNRKLNAPFWTIELKEDNISFSSYHDSLPNADVSGLLEDEASEVAPNGQLALTTQSNCYKA